TTGCTCTCTGACAAGCTCTCTTTCTTACTATTCCCTTTCATGACCTTTACTTCAATATAGTTTTTTAACGTTATTGTAATTTTAACAGGCACAGGGAAAAGTGTCAAGTTATTGTACAGTTTTTGTTCAAAAAACTGATATTTATTTTGCTTATATAATTATTATTGTATCTTTATACTTTGGATATACTAAGAAACATAGATATATAATTTTTTAGCTAACAAGGGGGTTTCTTCCATGCAGGATATGATATGCGACTGCCTATGTGTATATAGAAAGGATGGAATGTGTGAATTGGGCATTCCAGTAATTACAGGGGACAGAAGAAGACGAGGATTTTGCCCTGCCCTTTCTAGAAGTAGTGCTTTTAAGATTCAGGGTAATAACAGCTTAGTATAGTAATTTTATTTAGTAGAGAATTTTAAATAAAATCAAGTATGGATTCAAGATCTATAATAATAGTAAAGCTAGTCTTAAAAGGTAAAGGAGCCACCAGCCCTTTGGGAAGGTGGCTCCGACTATTTCAATTGTAATATATTTATAGGCTGCTGTGGATCATGTGGCGGTAACAGGATAGGGCCATGATCCCCAGAATTATTGCTGGGCATTATTCTATTTATATCTTCTGGCATAACCAAAATGTAGGTGTTCTTATATAAATCATCAGTAATTTCTGCTAAATCTCTTTCAACATGTGAAATTGAACTAATTATTACCCATCCAAAAGCAAGTATCCCCATCACCAAAAAAATCTTTCTAGACATTTTCTCACTCCTTTAACTTACTAACTTTCTAAGTTCATTCTAGAAGGTTCCTAATTTTCCTTTAATATATACTATCATATATCTTGATTATTAACAAAAATTCACTTTTTTAATATTTTTACAATAAATGGTATTGTTTTAATTTAGTCCCAGTCGTTCCTTTAGTTCTTTACTTAAATTGCGGCTGACAGGTATTTCCGTTTTATTCTTATCACTCATTACCAGAAGGTAGTTTCCCTTAAACCAGGAAACTAATTCCTTTACTTCATCCAAGTTTACAAGAAAGCTCCTGTGTACTCTAAAAAACTTCAGCTTGGTTTTTTCCAGCTTTTTTTCCAAGGTGTTTAGATTCATTTTTGCATGATATATTTCTAAACGAGTATAAATATTTATCTCCTTGTCATTTCCCGTAGCCGCGAAAATAATGTCTTTTGGGTCTAATAAGAGCAACCTTCCATTATTCTCTACAGGCACTTTTACTACTGATTGTTCTTCCTTGGTTTGTATTGTAGTTTTCTGTGATGGATCCATCAGCATGCTGGTAATCTTTTCTACAAGTTCTGAAGCAGCTTCAGACTTTAATATTGTAGATTTTATTCGAACCAGAGTTTCCATGATCCGTTCATCATCAAAAGGCTTAAGGATATAGTCAATTGCCCGAACCTCAAATGCACTAATGGCATGCTGGTTATAGGCTGTAGCAAAAACAATGGCAGGCGAATACTCTGCTTTATAGATTTTTCTTGCCACTTCCAAACCATTAATGTCGTGCA
The sequence above is drawn from the Desulfitibacter alkalitolerans DSM 16504 genome and encodes:
- a CDS encoding LytR/AlgR family response regulator transcription factor; its protein translation is MTKLPISVIIVDDEKPARDELKFIIDKDSHYKVVGEADCGWDAIKLVEELKPDVVFLDIEMHDINGLEVARKIYKAEYSPAIVFATAYNQHAISAFEVRAIDYILKPFDDERIMETLVRIKSTILKSEAASELVEKITSMLMDPSQKTTIQTKEEQSVVKVPVENNGRLLLLDPKDIIFAATGNDKEINIYTRLEIYHAKMNLNTLEKKLEKTKLKFFRVHRSFLVNLDEVKELVSWFKGNYLLVMSDKNKTEIPVSRNLSKELKERLGLN